A single Colias croceus chromosome 10, ilColCroc2.1 DNA region contains:
- the LOC123694734 gene encoding tyrosine-protein kinase Fer isoform X3 — protein MDPFAMYITNGDLPPVVIPRRKKRLKQLQLELEKELERELVSASETERSLVDQEWFHGVLPREEVVRLLRSDGDYLVRETTRNHARQLVLSVCWGQHKHFIVQTTPEGHYRFEGAAFPSVAELVAWQRASGVPVTARSGALLRRAVPRETWELNNDHVQLLDKIGRGNFGDVYKARLITTGQEVAVKTCRVALPEEQKRTFLQEGRILKQYQHPNIVRLIGIAVQKQPIMIVMELVSGGSLLTFLRTRAQSLSSRSLLCMCRDAAAGMRYLESKSCIHRDLAARNCLVGDDNIVKISDFGMSREEEEYIVSGGMKQIPIKWTAPEALNFGKYTSLCDVWSYGVLVWEIFSKGDTPYAGMSNSRAREKIDQGYRMPAPEGCPEEVYALMLRCWEYEPDKRPHFNQIYTIIDNIYNR, from the exons atggatcCGTTCGCGATGTACATAACTAACGGTGACTTGCCGCCGGTGGTGATACCGCGCAGGAAGAAACGCTTGAAGCAATTACAGCTGGAGCTGGAGAAGGAACTGGAAAGGGAACTT GTGAGTGCAAGCGAGACGGAGCGCTCGCTGGTGGACCAGGAGTGGTTCCACGGGGTGCTGCCGCGGGAGGAGGTGGTGCGGCTGCTCAGGAGCGATGGAGACTATCTAGTGCGGGAGACCACGAGGAATCACGCGAGACAACTGGTGCTGTCTGTTTGTTGGGGACAACATAAGCATTTCATTGTGCAGACTACGCCAGAG GGCCACTACCGCTTCGAGGGTGCTGCGTTTCCCTCAGTCGCTGAGCTGGTGGCGTGGCAGAGGGCCAGTGGGGTGCCCGTGACCGCACGCTCCGGAGCCCTACTGCGGCGGGCAGTGCCGCGGGAGACCTGGGAACTGAATAATGACCACGTGCAGCTGTTGGATAAGATTGGCCGG GGTAACTTCGGCGACGTGTACAAAGCCCGTCTCATCACCACGGGCCAGGAGGTGGCGGTGAAGACCTGCCGAGTGGCTCTACCAGAGGAACAGAAACGCACCTTCTTGCAAGAAGGTCGTATTCTCAAGCAGTACCAACATCCGAACATTGTGCGGCTTATTGGGATAGCGGTGCAGAAACAGCCAATTATGATCGTTATGGAACTTGTGTCAG GTGGTTCTCTGCTCACGTTCCTACGAACCCGAGCCCAGTCGCTCAGCAGCCGCTCCCTACTATGCATGTGTCGTGATGCTGCAGCCGGTATGCGATACCTTGAGTCCAAGAGCTGCATACATCGAGATCTGGCTGCTAGGAACTGTTTAGTTGGAGATGATAATATTGTGAAGATTTCTGACTTCGGCATGTCAAGGGAAGAGGAGGAGTATATCGTGTCGGGAGGCATGAAGCAGATACCTATTAAGTGGACTGCGCCAGAAGCTCTCAATTTTG GTAAATACACATCGCTGTGTGACGTGTGGAGCTACGGCGTGCTGGTGTGGGAGATATTCTCGAAGGGCGACACTCCGTACGCGGGCATGAGCAACTCCAGGGCTAGGGAGAAAATTGATCAAG GTTACCGCATGCCAGCGCCAGAAGGGTGTC